Within the Drosophila melanogaster chromosome 3R genome, the region ATTTACTTATAACTATCATTTTTAGTGCGTACTAACCCTGTTCCGAAGATTCAGTGGCTACAGGCCGTTCCTCTTTAATGTCACCGTAGatgtttgccattttcttAAACACCGAAAACGCTATCCGTTTGCCGACTTAGTTTACGATGGAATAAAAAGCTTTAGCAATTTAAATCATACCTGCCCCTTCAATGTTGGTAGTATAACCAAAacctaattaaatatttccgcataaatgattttatttacagCATGACATAATTGTAAACCAAATGGTTCTGAATGATGACATGATATCTAAAGCTCCTGTCCCAAATGGTTTTTATAAACTCAGGTTCATCGTGAAAACAGATGGCGTTTGGAGGGGCGAAGTTGAAGTCCATGCTGAGGTTAATCTGGGCATCGATCGCTGAGGAACTAGATTTATCCGTTTTAGCATTATCTGCTAAGTGAGTAGATAAGATCTATTTATTTACGTTTGTTATTCGCATTCAATGAAGCTGAAACTGATTctacacttaaaaaaaaatacataagaAAAAAGTTGTAATAAATATCATAAATCTAGAATATCTTCCTATCTGCCTCTAGAAATATCTTCCAAAAATATAATCTCTAAATCTTTTATCTAACTCCACTGAAGATTTTAATAAGACTCTTAAAATAATTCTTACTCTCAGTCCATTTTAtggttgttgttttattttccagtgCACATATCAACAAATCACAAATCCATGTTCAAAAATCATATGAGGCTAATTAAGAGCCCATTACCCAACCCTCGCTGAGTAAACAGACACCGTCGACCGCAAgtcaaccaaccaaccaaactCGTGAATCAACCCTCTTCAGAGTGACGGCTACGAGGGGATGGGCTGGGTGTTTTTACACAGCAATTTCGAGGGGGGAGTGAAGAAGGGGGTGCTCCGAATTGTTACGTGTGTAATCCGACACTTGGACGAGCCGACAACCACCTGGGCAATTAGACCGTGAAAATCTCCATGCAAATGAGTGCTAACTGCTTGGCGCTCTCGTTAAGAACATTTCCTTGGACGAGTGTCAGGAGCAGGCGAATGGATGGATTCACAAAGGCCATGGAGCTATGCTAATGAGCTGCCGCTGCCCCCCAAGAAGCTGACAATTAGCCGGGGGCGAGGAAAAGCCGCAAACTGAAACTTGTTGACCTCGTTGCCACAACAGATCTTGGCCAGGCTCAAAACTTAATAAGCCATCTACAATAAGCCatctacatttttttttcacagtttttAACCTTCTTTATGGGGCTGGGAAGCCACTTGTTCGTTCGGTTGTGCGACGGAGTATAAAAGTTCgtaatttaatttcagtttaTTAGTCGGAATTGTTTTTGACTCTGCTGCAGCGCACGAGCCTGTTTTCCGATGGCGTCGCGACGcaacaatttaattagatTTTTGTAGACcgtttctttaattaattgcattcaGCTGCAATTAAAGGCAGGTCTGGATATCGAAAGATAACTCGAGTGTCAGACTTTTACTATCGATTTGCCAGTATAAATCACGTTatgttataatttttataaaatggaatatttattaaaatttatcttAAGTCTCactattatattattttaaagacatttacaatttatataGAAAACTAAAAGAACGTTCTTAGCATGCTGTATAAAATTTTACGTGTTTGAAGCCCTGGCTTAATTCCATTGATTTACctaattttttggccaaaagctgACGCCATTTTGAAAATTCACTTGAATCGCCAGAGGGGAGCtgcattaaattttcaaaaccaCAAAAAGAATCCTTTGGTTCTTAAAATGTCTGAACAACGCTGaccatgatgatgatgccagGGGGAGTAAAAGAACAGAACTCTGGCCGATGGAAGGTACATGGGTCTGGGAACAAAAGGTGCACTCACCTGTCAACGCCCCAAGCACAAACACCATTTACACCACTCCACACCCCACAGCTAGCCACCCACAAAAGTCATGTGGAATGGGTGGCTTAAACTCCAACGTAGTGCAATGAAATTCTTCATCTACAATTCAATGACATTCCATTCTGGGCTTTGGACGGGGCGTGGCAAGTTGCAGGACGCTGCCAATAAGCGTGCCCCCAGTGGAGCAACAGATGATACATTTATGCAGCGCCCCCTCGTGGGCCTGCatcagggggcgtggctgcgcATGCGCCTACCGTGCGCGTGGGTGAATCGGGGGTGGGATGGTCGAGCTATGTCATCCGCCCGGCGAATCCCAGAGCAGGCCGCTCAGGATTCCGCCGCAAGGTGCGAGCGAGAGCCGTACATCCACATCCCGTTCAATAATGCGGGTGTCCAGTGGATGAGAGagggtggttgggtggctgGGTGGTGGTTACTGCCTTTCATTGGCTTCGCATTCAAACCCAATTTCAGCTAGCAGCATTGCGACAGGTGACCGTCCGCCGTTCAGTTCTCTTTGAAGCCTGCCGCGGGTCAGTTGCGTGTCACGGAAAACCCTTAAGTTAACTGCATAGACCTTGGGCTAACCAAACAGTTTTCAGTGATTCCCGATTAAAGTTGAATATCTAAcgaaatttttgaaattgtgcaaaatacacattgaatatttgaaacaagagcaagccaacaaaaaatgatGTGAAGTGCTACACTTAAAAACACAATAAATACGACgatagttaaaaaataaattatcaaaGTGCATTAAGTAATCAAACATATCAAGTGTTAGATGAAGCAAAAGGTACATTTTTAGAATAGTTgatgttttattaaaaatttaattttataattaaatacccattttatatatatatttatatatatatattggatTTACTATTTATTTGAGAAACTTTATTTAA harbors:
- the CG33784 gene encoding uncharacterized protein, with the protein product MRLETNGIRLWSYVVINLLLSDSNALFKFKNVKCTCYEKSFCELKRCELKVLGRGIVGLNLHAQVYKLPIKSTTCVLTLFRRFSGYRPFLFNVTVDVCHFLKHRKRYPFADLVYDGIKSFSNLNHTCPFNHDIIVNQMVLNDDMISKAPVPNGFYKLRFIVKTDGVWRGEVEVHAEVNLGIDR